Part of the Aquimarina sp. MAR_2010_214 genome is shown below.
TTGATGCTTTGCCACAACCAGGTGGGCAATGTTCAGAGATATATCCTAAAAAACCAATTTATGATATTCCTGGGTTTCCAGAGATATTAGCAGGAGAACTGGTAGATAACTTAATGGAGCAAATAAAGCCATTTAAGCCTGGATTTACCCTAGGTGAAAGAGCAGAAACTATCGAGAAGTTAGAAGATGATACGTTTTTGGTAACTACTAATAAAGGAACAAAACATAATGCACCGGTAGTTGCAATTGCTGGAGGGTTAGGTTCTTTTGAACCTCGTAAACCACCTATCCCAAATATTACTGATTTTGAAGATAAAGGAGTCGCTTATATTATACGTGATCCAGAAGTATATAGAGATAAACGAGTTGTAATTGCAGGTGGAGGAGATTCTGCTCTGGATTGGTCAATTTTCCTGGCAGATGTGGCTAGTGAGGTAACCTTGGTGCATAGAAGAAATGAATTTAGAGGAGCTTTGGACTCAGTAGAACGAGTGGCAGAACTTTCTAAGTTAGGAAAAGTAAACCTGATCACCGAAGCAGAAGTTAAAGAATTAAAAGGAGATGATCACGTTACTGCTGTTGGTATAAAACATAAAACAAAAGGTGAAATTATTTTGGACACAGATTATTTCATTCCTTTATTTGGGTTATCACCAAAATTAGGACCAATAGGAGATTGGGGATTAGAAATCGAAAAAAATGCGATTAAAGTAGATAATTCGTATGATTATCAAACTAATATCCCAGGGATTTATGCTATTGGTGATGTAAATACATATAAAGGAAAACTAAAACTTATTCTTTCAGGTTTTCATGAAGCAGCTATTATGTGTCAAAGTGCCTACCAAAGAATTTTTCCAGATAAAAAGTATGTAATGAAATATACAACTGTTGGAGGAGTAGAAGGATTTGATGGAACTAAAAAAGAGGCTAAAAAAGAAGTGGTGAAAGCCATTAACTAGAAAAGATTTTACTTTAAAAACAAAAAAGGTGTGTACTGAAAAATCTGTTTCAGTACACACCTTTTTTTGATCCCTACCCATGAAGATGTAGTTGTCCATTATTCTTTTAATTTTTGACCTTTGTTTTATTTTAATATCATCAAAAATGGTATAATAGAGTAAAAAACAAGTCGTACCTCTATTAAATGATGTGTTTTGCAGAAAAAAATTTTCAACCCTATTTTTTTTCTTTACCTATGATTCTAACTTTTTTTAAACGGTTTTTATTCTAAATAACTATTTAAAGTAAAAATGTCTGTTTATGAATAGGAATAATTATCCATAAAAGGGTTTATATATGAGAATAACATCGATAGATATTTTTAGAGCTTTGACAATGGTTTTAATGATTTGGGTGAATGATTTCTGGACACTTACAGAAGTTCCTAAATGGCTTGAACATGCAACTGCCAGCGAAGATTATATGGGACTTTCTGATATTGTCTTTCCTTTGTTTTTGTTTATCGTAGGCCTTAGTATTCCTTATGCAATCGAAAATAGACTTGCTAAAAAGGAAAGTAAAGCTTTAATCGCAAAGCATATAATTATAAGATCTTTATCATTATTGTTAATTGGCTTTTTTATGGTAAACTATGAAACAGCACACCACCAAAGTATTCTTATTGGTAAATACTTTTGGGGTTTACTAATGGTGATATCCGTATTCTTAATTTGGATGAATTGGAAGAGAAGCCCAGTTCAAAAAAAATGGCATATTTATTTTAGAATTTTGGGATTAGGAATACTCCTTTTTTTAGCGGTAATATATAATGGAGACCCTAAGGGAGAGAGCTGGATGAAAATACAATGGTGGGGTATTTTGGGACTTATAGGATGGGCTTATATTATAAACGGATTAATATATCTATATAGTAAAGGAAACATGATAACGATTATTGTTTTATGGATAATTTTTAATGTATTTTCTGTATTAAATCAGACTAATGAAATAGTTTTTGAAAATGATATCGTTACTATTTTTTCAACACTATATACAGGTACTATTCCTGCATTTACTACTGCAGGTATTCTAGCAACACTAATATTCAAAAAATTATTGAAAACAAATGAAAAATGGTGCTATATAAGTTTAATAGGACTAGGAGTAATTAATATTATTTATGGAATAGCGACCAGACCGTATTGGGGGATTTCTAAAATACAAGGAACACCTTCCTGGTTGGCTATCTGTACGGGTATAAGTTTTCTTGTGTTCATCATATTATATTATATTGCAGATATAAAAAAACAAATAAATTGGGCAATAATAATTGCTCCAGCCGGTACAGCAACGTTGACATGTTATATGCTTCCTTGTTTTATATATCCAATTTGTGTCATGACCAATATTGAGCTTCCAGATGTATTAAGTTCTTCAATTATAGGCCTATTCAAATCTTTTGTTTTTTCTTTATTAGTAGTCATTTTTGCAGGCTGGTTAGAACAAAAACGATACAAGCTAAAACTATAATATTTTCTGTTTTTTATTTTCTATCTTTTAACATGATAATGATAGAAAATAAACGGTAATGTTGGTCTAGTTTTTTCATTAAGTACTATTATTCTTTGTTGATTTAGTATTGGTATAATATATGCTAATACATGGGTTATTATTTGGGTGATTTTTATAAGATTCAGTATATTTGACGCTTCAAAAACCCTTATAATTATGGGTTTAAAAAAATGAGATACAACTCTTAAATAAAACACTCTAAATAATTCAAAATAAAATGTAAAGACCTTACATAAAATCTGTGGGGTCTTTGATTATATTTGTACACAGAAATAAAGAAATATGTCTGATATTACTATAAAGATAAAAGATAGAGAAGGTGTAGTACATGAGATACAAGCACCTACAGATATGGCAATGAATTTAATGGAAGTTTGCAAAGCTTATGAATTGCCAGTAGAAGGAACTTGCGGTGGAATGGCCATGTGTGCTTCTTGTCAATGCTATATTTTATCTGATCACGAATTACCAGAAATGGGACAGGACGAAGATTTGATGTTGGCAGAAGCCTTTTATGTAGAGGATAATAGTAGGTTAGGATGTCAAATCCCGATTACTCCAGAGTTGGATGGATTAGAGATAGAACTAGCTCCTGAGTCTTAATTATACTGTTGACTTAAGAATTCAATAGCTTTCTTTTTTTATTCTAACCGTAATTTTTTGATATCCCCAGTTCGCTTCTTTTTTTGATGCTATACTATCTAATTTAGCTTTTCTTTTGATACTTCTTACTTCAACAGTTAATGCAATTGAAGTTTTATAATTAGAATATTCAAGTTCTCCTTGTAGTAGTTTGTAGAAGTCTATCGAGGATAATTCACATGATTTTTCAATAACATGATCATTTTTTTAGCTATTTTAAATGTGTTTTCGGTTAGATGAGGTTGAACGAAGGCAGATCTATACCTACATATCGTATCACTGTTGTCATAAAAATACAAATACACAAGTGATCATTCCTGTTGTGAGAAGTAACTATTTCCAGTTTCGATTCACCATTTTTTGTTTACAGTTCTCCCATTTTGATTACTAATCATCAGAGCTTTTTTACTATAGTGGTGTTTTGTAAAAAGTAATTGTTATTTATATAACTACTGTGATTACTTTTTTGTGTACCAAATATACTGCATGTTTAGGGTATAATACCCCATAAAAGATCCATTATTAGCCTATGTGTAAAGGGTTCTTAGCCTCTGTTCTAAGGGTGTTTTGTATACTACTTTTGAACATGTATAATTGATTTTCCGGATAATCAAATTATCAACCTAATTATTTTACACAAAAAAATAAAACAATAAAAAAACTAACAACATGAAATCAAAAACATTTTGGTTGAAATCAAGGATTTCAACCTTAGTATTAGTAGGGGTATTATTAATATTTACTAATTGTGAAAAAGAGAATGAGTTTTTTAAAGAAGAAACTTCTGAAGAAGTAGTAGAAACTCAAGAAAAAGATATTACAGAAAAAGCATTCCCAGAAAAGACAGGAGAAATTACAGAAATAACATATCAGGGGCAGCAGTTAGCTGTAGAAAAAATAGATGGTTTGTATGTGTTTGAAGGAGATATACTTATTACACCAGAAGAACTTCGAAATGCAAACAAAAGTACAGGAAGAACAAAAAACCTTTGGCCAAATTGTATTGTGTACTATAGTATAGAAAGTAGTTTGCCAAATAAACAGAGGGTGTACGATGCTATTGCGCATTGGAAAAGTAAAACCAATCTTCAATTTATAAAAAGAACCAATCAGGTTGCATATGTTAATTTCCGTAAAGGAAGCGGATGTTCTTCTAGTGTTGGACGCACAGGAGGAAAACAAAATATAAACCTGGCAAATGGATGTTCTACAGGAAATACTATACATGAGGTAGGTCATGCTATAGGGTTGTGGCATGAGCAAAGCAGAAAAGATAGAAATACATATATAAATGTGAATTTTGCTAATATTAAGGCAGGAAAAGAACATAATTTTAAAACATATGTGCAAAGAGGGAAAGATGGAGACGAATATTCGCCAACCTTAGATTTTGGGAGTATTATGATGTATGGACCTTATGCTTTTTCGAAAAACGGAAAACCTACTATTACCAAAAAGAATGGTAGTACCTATAGTGTACAACGTAATGCACTATCTACATGGGATAAAATAGGAGTTTCCCGAATGTATAAAAAAGTATGCGGTACAGTGCCGAATATGAGTGGATATTACAAAGCAAATGATGGCGGACATTATTATATTAGACATATAGGAACTAATGTATATTGGTTTGGAGAGCATCCTTCGGGAAAATGGGCTAATATATTTAAAGGGAAATTAAATGGGAATAAAATTACAGGATACTTTTATGACGTACCTAAAGGCAAAATAAAAGGATCTGGACAATTAAAACTTACTGTGAACTATAACAGTACTAAAATAACTAAAACATCAGGAAGTAATTTTGGAGGGTCAATTTGGACAAAAACAACAAGGCCTTCCAATCTTCCTGGAACTAGGCCTGCCGGATTTGGAGTACGAAATAATATCAATAATCTAACCGCAAGATGGTATGCCAATGATGGCGGGTATTACTATGTAAGACAAGTAGGAAGCCGTGTAGTGTGGTTTGGAGAACGCCATTTTACATCAGGACGACCGGCTTGGGCTAATGTAGGATATGGTACCAAAATAGGAAATAACATATATCTGAGTTGGGCAGATGTTCCTAAAGGAAATGCTAAAGGAAGTGGAACTCTGCAATTGAAAATGAACGGAGCCAATAAAATGACCAGAGTAAAAGTTACTGGAGGATTTGGAGGATCAAGTTGGATTAGGTAATAAAAAAATAGTTGATTTAATATCTAGAGATTGCTCAAAAGAGCAATCTCTTTTTGTTAATCCTTTTAAAATCTATAAATAAACTTGCATAACAAAAGGCTATGTCTTTTATTTGTACTCAAATTAACAGTAGATACTGTTTAGTTCATATATATATTAATTGTTATCAAGAAAGGTGGAGGGAATAGACCCTATGAAACCTTAGCAACCCTTTATCCTGTAAAGAAGGTGCTACATTCTATCCGTTGTAACGGTATAGATAACGAGAACTCATAGCTTCGCTATATTTTCCATTTATTTTCTTGATACACTAATTCTTTATTTTGATAGAGAATTAATACTGTTTTTTGTTATTCCAGCACTTTGTTTCTGTTAGATGTAGATTACACCTGGAATTCACAATAATACTTGAAAGTTAATGAAAGAGATATACAAAATACTAGAAGAAAGAATTCTTGTGCTTGATGGGGCCATGGGGACCATGTTACAAAGACATAAGTTTACAGAAGAAGATTTTAGAGGAGAACGATTCAAGGATTGGCCTGTTCCTGTGCAAGGTAATAATGATTTATTGAGTATTACTCAACCCGAAGCAATAAAAGAAGTACATCGACTTTATTTTGAAGCGGGAGCAGATATTGTAGAAACCAACACCTTTTCTGGAACAACCATAGCTATGGCAGATTATGAAATGGAAGATTTGGTCTATGAATTAAATTATCAGTCAGCAAAAATTGCTAAAGAAGTAGCAGATGAGTTAACCGAAAAAGAACCTCATAAACCTCGCTTTGTGGCAGGGTCGATTGGTCCAACAAATAGAACGGCTAGTATGTCTCCAGATGTAAACGATCCTGGATATAGGGCGGTAACTTTTGATGAATTAAGAATCGCTTATAAGCAGCAAGTTGAAGCACTATTAGATGGAGGTGTGGATATCTTATTAGTAGAAACTGTTTTCGATACTTTAAATGCCAAAGCAGCACTTTTTGCAATTGAAGAAGTAAAAGACGAAAGAGGGATTGATGTCCCAATTATGATAAGTGGTACAATAACAGATGCAAGTGGTAGAACATTATCAGGTCAAACTGCAGAAGCATTTTTAATATCGGTATCTCATATCCCAATGTTGTCAGTTGGATTTAATTGTGCATTGGGAGCAAATCAACTGACTCCCTATTTAGAAGTTTTAGCTCAGAAAGCAAGTTTTGGAGTGTCTGCCCACCCTAATGCGGGATTGCCAAATGCATTTGGAGAGTATGATGAAACACCAGAGCAAATGGCAGAACAGATTAAAGAATACATGGACAAAAATCTAGTGAATATTGTAGGTGGTTGTTGTGGTACTACTCCAGAACATATTAAAGCAATAGCAGATTTAGCAAAGGATTATAAACCAAGAGTAGTAGGAGTAGAAGTATAGCATATGAGTACTAAGGAAAAAAGAAAATACCTTAAGCTCTCTGGTTTGGAGCCGATGATCGTTTCTGCTGAAACGAATTTCATTAATGTTGGAGAGCGAACTAATGTAGCAGGGTCACGTAAGTTTTTGCGTCTGGTCAAAGAAGAAAAATTTGATGAAGCTTTAGATATAGCAAGACACCAGGTAGAAGGAGGAGCACAGGTCATTGATATCAACATGGATGATGGCTTGATTGATGGTAAGGATGCAATGGTAAGATTTCTTAATCTTATCATGGCAGAACCCGATATTGCCCGAGTACCCATTATGATAGATAGCTCTAAATGGGAAATCATCGAAGCTGGATTGCAAGTAGTACAAGGGAAATGTGTAGTAAATTCTATAAGTCTTAAAGAAGGAGAAGAAGAATTTATATCACATGCAAAAGCTATAAAAAGATATGGTGCAGCTGTAATTATAATGGCATTTGATGAGGTTGGGCAAGCAGATAATTATGAACGTCGTATAGAAATCTCAAAACGATCCTATGATCTATTGGTCCATAAATTAAAGTTTCCACCAGAAGATATCATATTTGATTTAAATATATTTCCGGTTGCAACCGGAATGGAAGAACATCGTAAAAATGCCATTGATTTTATTGAAGCTACGCGATGGGTGAGAGAAAATTTACCACATAGTAGTGTAAGCGGAGGTGTAAGTAATGTTTCGTTTTCTTTTAGAGGAAATAATACAGTTCGCGAAGCTATGCATTCTGTTTTTCTGTATCATGCAATTAAGGCAGGAATGAATATGGGAATCGTTAATCCGGCAATGTTAGAGGTGTATGATGATATTCCCAAAGATCTTTTAGAGCATGTAGAAGATGTAATTCTGGATCGACGAGATGATGCTACCGAACGATTATTGGATTTTGCAGAAACGGTTAAAGGAACCAGTAAAGAGAGAGTTGTTGATCTTTCATGGCGAGAAGAACCATTACAGGATAGAATCACAAGAGCCCTTGTGAAGGGGATTGATCAATATATCGTAGAAGATGTAGAAGAAGCAAGGCAAGTAGCAGATAAACCTATAGAAGTTATAGAAGGAAATCTGATGACAGGGATGAATGTTGTTGGTGATCTTTTTGGATCTGGTAAAATGTTCTTACCTCAAGTAGTGAAATCTGCCAGGGTAATGAAAAAAGCAGTAGCATACCTACTCCCATTTATTGAAGAAGAAAAGAAAAAGAATGCACTCTCGGGAGGAGTAGTAAAAGAAAATGATTCTAATGGCCGTATTTTGATGGCAACGGTAAAAGGCGATGTACATGATATAGGTAAGAATATTGTTTCGGTAGTATTAGGGTGCAATAACTATGAGATTGTAGATCTTGGAGTGATGGTTCCTCCTGATAAAATTATTCAGACAGCAATCGATGAACAAGTAGATATCATTGGATTAAGTGGATTAATAACTCCATCACTAGATGAAATGGTTCATCTGGCTAAAGAAATGGAACGTAAGAATTTCAATATTCCATTATTGATTGGTGGAGCAACAACATCAAAAGCTCATACAGCAGTTAAGATTGATCCACAATATAAAAATGCCGTAGTGCATGTTAATGACGCATCAAGAGCAGTAACAGTTGTGGGTGATTTGTTGAATAAAAGAAGCAACCAAAAATATGTAGGTGATCTTAAAGAAGATTATGAAAAATTTAGAGATGGGTTTCTAAAGAGAACAAAACAAAAAGAATACCTGAGTATTGAAGAGGCCAGAAAAAATAAATATGTAGTTGATTGGCAAACCTCTGAAATTGTAAAACCAAAACAATTAGGGGTTCAGGTTATAGAAGATTTTGATTTACGAAAACTAGAACCTTATATCGATTGGTCACCATTTTTTAGATCCTGGGACTTACATGGTAAATACCCTGCTATTTTAACTGATACTGTTGTTGGCGAACAGGCCACATCTTTATTTAAAGATGCACAAGAATTATTACAAAGAGTGTTTGATGAAAAATTGTTAGGAGCAAAAGCTATTTATGGATTGTTCGAAGCCAATACAATAAATGATGATGATATTGAAGTGTCTTCAGAACAGGGAACTTTTAAATTCAGAACACTACGTCAACAATTAAAAAAACATGCCGGTAAGCCTAATTTTGCTTTGTCTGATTTTGTTGCCCCAAAAGAAAGCGAAATTCAAGATTATATGGGATGTTTTTGTGTAACAACAGGTTTTGGAACCAAGGAACTTGCAGAAACTTTTGAAGCTGATCACGATGATTATAATTCTATTATGATTAAAGCATTGGCAGATCGTTTAGCCGAAGCTTTTGCAGAATATTTACATAAAAAAGTGCGTAAAGAAGATTGGGGGTATGCTAATAATGAATCATTAACCAATGAAGAATTAATAAAAGAAGCGTATAAAGGTATTCGACCCGCACCTGGATATCCTGCTTGCCCGGATCATCTCGAAAAGATAACGATTTGGGAATTACTTCAGGTAAAAGAACAAATCGGAGTAGAATTAACAGAAAGCTTGGCTATGTGGCCTGCAGCATCTGTATCGGGATATTATTTTGCTAATCCCGAAGCTCGATATTTTGGATTAGGAAAAATGCAAGAAGATCAGGTAAAAGATTTTGCAAAGCGTAAAGATGTAGATCTTGAATATGCAAAGAAATGGTTGAGCCCTAATATCGTTGATTAAATAAATACAAACCTGGATGAATATAAAAGATAGCATTAAAAAATATGATGAGGTTTTTGAAGGAGAACCATGGTTTGGTATTTCTATGTTGAAATCATTAGAACATATTCCTATACTTTTTTGGGATAAAAAACCGAATAAAGTATCACACTCCATATCAGAATTAGTGTATCACCTTATAGATTGGAGAGGGTTCGTTATCGAAAAGCTGAAAGGAAATAAAGCTTTTGATATTGAATTAAATTCTGAAAAGGATTGGAGGAAAGATGTTTCAATACAAAATGAAAAAGAAAAGAAAAAAATTCTTGAAGAATTAATTGAAACTCAAAATATAATATGTGAACTACTATTAGCAAAGCCAAATTCATGGCTGAATGAACAAGTAGCTGGGCGTCAATATAGAAATGAGTACATGATAAGTGGAGTAATACAACATGATATATATCACTTAGGGCAAATCAATATGGTATACAGTCAATTGAAATAAGGAATGCTAAGAATAAGTCTTAAAATGTAGATAATCAAAGTTATCCTAACACCGAAAACGATAAACGAAGAATCAGGAATTATAGAGTAGATGAAAGTAACAGACCACATAAGAAAAGCAAAAGACAAAACATTATTTTCTTTTGAACTAATACCACCACAAAAAGGAAGAAGTATACAAGAGTTATATAATAATATTGATCCATTAATGGAATTTAATCCTCCTTTCATTGATGTAACCACTTCACGAGAAGAATTTATTTATATTGATAGAGAAGGGTTGTTGGATAAAAAACTAACCCGCATGCGTCCGGGTACCGTAGGTATTTGTGCTTCTATTACACATAAATACAATGTGGATACAATCCCTCATGTATTGTGTGGTGGGTTTACTAAAGAGGAAACAGAATATTTATTGGTAGATTGTCATTATTTAGGTATTGAAAATGTAATGGCTTTACGTGGTGACGCGATGAAGGAGGAAAAATATTTTACACCTACCAAAGGAGGGCATAATTATGCTAATGAGTTGGTAGAACAAATATTGAACATGAATAAAGGGCAGTTTCTTCATGAAGTAATTGAAACAGATAATAAATCTGATTTTTGCATAGGAGTTGCTGGTTATCCAGAAAAACATATGGAAGCCCCTTCTGTAGATTCTGATATCAGAAGGTTAAAAGATAAGGTAGATGCAGGAGCAGATTATGTAGTAACCCAAATGTTTTTTGATAATAAAAGATATTTTGATTTTGTAAAAAGAGCTAGAGAAGCAGGAATTAATGTGCCTATAATTCCTGGAATTAAACCCGTAGCAGTAAAAAGACATTTACAATTATTACCTCAAGTCTTTAAACTGGATATGCCAGATGAATTAGTGAGAGCAGTAGAAAAATGTAAAACCAATAAAGAAGTTAGAGAGGTAGGAGTAGAGTTTGCAATACAACAATCTAAAGAACTGATGGAGTATGGAGTTCCTGTATTGCATTATTATTCAATGGGTAAATCGGATAATATCAGAAAGATTGCTGAAGGAGTGTTTTAGAAAACTTCGAAACTTTCTTTTTAAATATAAGAGAACGATAATACCTATCGATTTTAAGTATATAGTTTTAGTATCACCCTGTTAGATAAATACCTAACAGGGTTTTTTATGAAATATGAACTAATTTTTTTTACTTTTTTATCAGATTCACTGTTTACAGGGTTTTTTTTATTCTCCACAAAACAGAATTTTGTGCATTAATTACTGCAGTAATTAAAAACACACTCTAAAAACCTTTAAATTAAAACACATGAAAAATTTGAAATTATTTGTTACGCTGTTTATCTGCGTAATGGTTGTCTCATGTTCTAGTGATGATGACACTTTAAATTCTGAAACCAACAAAGAAACTAAGGCAAAAACAAAAGCAAAAATTATTGAAGGGAATATCGCATTTCCTGATCCTAACTTTAAAAAAGCATTACTAGAAGATTATGTAGATAGAAATAATGACAACGAAATCTCTGTAGAAGAAGCTGAAAATGTAACATCACTTTATATAGATTATAAAAACATTTCTAACCTCTCAGGAATAGAATATTTTATTAATTTGACCGATTTGACTTGTAGTGGTAATGAAATCAATACGTTAGATATAAGTAAGAATACGAAGTTAACTAGTCTAAGGTGTCGGTCAAATCAACTTAGGGCATTACACGTGTGCTATAATATAGCGTTGAAAACTCTGGATTGTAGTGATAATTGGTCTATGACTACTCTGGATGTAAGTAAAAATATAAAATTAACTAGTTTGGATTGTGGTAGTAACCAACTTACTAACTTGGATGTAAGTAAAAATGTTGCATTAGAAGATTTGAATTGTAGTAGCAACCAACTTACTACTCTGGATGTAGGTGGAAATGTGATGTTGGAAACTTTGGATTGTGGTTATAACAAAATTGCAGCTCTTGATATTGAAGAAAATAAAGCGTTGACTAGTTTATTCTGCCAGGATAATCAAATTACTACTTTAGATGTGAGTAAACGTACGAGATTAAGGTATTTAAACTGTGGTAGGAATAAGATTGCAACACTAAATCTAAATAAAAACACATCATTACACTACCTGATTTGTTCAGATAACCCATTAAGAACATTGGATGTAAGTAAAAATACAGCGTTGAGTTTGCTGTCATGTTCTAACAATCAACTTACTACTTTAGATATAACGAAGAATACTGCTTTAAGTAGTTTTCATTGTGACGATAATCAATTGACTACCTTGGATGTAAGTAAAAATACAGCTTTGTATGGGTTATACTGTTATAAGAATAAGTTGACTACGCTGGATGTACAAAAAAATAATGCTTTACGCTATTTATATTGTCATGACAATCAATTG
Proteins encoded:
- a CDS encoding leucine-rich repeat domain-containing protein, producing the protein MKNLKLFVTLFICVMVVSCSSDDDTLNSETNKETKAKTKAKIIEGNIAFPDPNFKKALLEDYVDRNNDNEISVEEAENVTSLYIDYKNISNLSGIEYFINLTDLTCSGNEINTLDISKNTKLTSLRCRSNQLRALHVCYNIALKTLDCSDNWSMTTLDVSKNIKLTSLDCGSNQLTNLDVSKNVALEDLNCSSNQLTTLDVGGNVMLETLDCGYNKIAALDIEENKALTSLFCQDNQITTLDVSKRTRLRYLNCGRNKIATLNLNKNTSLHYLICSDNPLRTLDVSKNTALSLLSCSNNQLTTLDITKNTALSSFHCDDNQLTTLDVSKNTALYGLYCYKNKLTTLDVQKNNALRYLYCHDNQLTTLNVKNGTNDRLVRSELQNNPSLACIEVDNPTASYLSKWKKDAMANYSGDCAP